A window of the Tiliqua scincoides isolate rTilSci1 chromosome 5, rTilSci1.hap2, whole genome shotgun sequence genome harbors these coding sequences:
- the SFRP4 gene encoding secreted frizzled-related protein 4, which produces VLLCLWLALAAGLPGAPCEPVRLPMCRHMPWNLTRMPNHLHHSTQENAGLAIEQFQELVELGCSAELAFFLCAMYAPICALEFLHDPVRPCRALCLRARRGCEPVLRRYNHSWPEALACHDLPVYDRGVCIAPEAIVTEPPAEDAKWLDLSGDAMLPGRPLRSECPSLPPERCKCKKIKPTLAIYLAKNYTYVIHAKVKSLERGGCNEITTMVDVKEVLKSSTPVPRFQVPLYTNSSCQCPPLLPNQDVLIMCYERRSRLMLLDECTVEKWKDPLNKRFKRWEQRLQEQKLLRAASNKSPNTKNSGRSGAPPKQNSKNPSPVVSAPKKISKLKNDQKEVNNKKI; this is translated from the exons gtgctgctgtgcctatg GCTGGCGCTGGCGGCGGGGCTGCCGGGCGCCCCCTGCGAGCCGGTGCGCCTCCCCATGTGCCGCCACATGCCCTGGAACCTGACCCGCATGCCCAACCACCTGCACCACAGCACGCAGGAGAACGCCGGCCTGGCCATCGAGCAGTTCCAGGAGCTGGTGGAGCTGGGCTGCAGCGCCGAGCTGGCCTTCTTCCTCTGCGCCATGTACGCGCCCATCTGCGCCCTCGAGTTCCTGCACGACCCCGTCCGGCCCTGCAGGGCGCTCTGCCTGCGCGCCCGCCGCGGCTGCGAGCCCGTCCTGCGCAGGTACAACCACAGCTGGCCCGAGGCGCTCGCCTGCCACGACCTGCCCGTCTACGACCGCGGCGTCTGCATCGCCCCCGAGGCCATCGTCACCGAGCCCCCCGCAG AGGACGCCAAGTGGCTCGACCTGTCGGGCGACGCGATGCTGCCGGGACGCCCGCTGCGCTCCGAGTGCCCGAGCCTCCCGCCCG AGCGCTGCAAGTGCAAGAAGATCAAGCCCACCCTGGCCATCTACCTGGCCAAGAACTACACCTACG TTATCCATGCTAAAGTAAAGAGTTTGGAGAGAGGCGGCTGCAATGAAATCACCACCATGGTTGATGTGAAAGAGGTTTTGAAATCTTCGACTCCAGTTCCCCGTTTTCAAGTGCCCCTGTACACAAATTCTTCCTGCCAGTGTCCACCACTTCTGCCAAATCAAGATGTCCTCATTATGTGTTATGAGCGGCGCTCCCG GTTGATGCTTCTTGATGAGTGCACAGTAGAAAAATGGAAGGATCCTTTAAACAAAAGATTTAAG AGGTGGGAACAGCGACTCCAAGAACAGAAGCTGTTGCGAGCAGCCTCAAACAAAAGCCCGAATACTAAAAACTCCGGCCGCAGTGGGGCACCACCCAAACAAAACTCCAAGAACCCCAGTCCAGTCGTCAGTGCTCCCAAGAAGATCAGTAAGCTCAAAAATGACCAGAAAGAAGTGAATAACAAAAAAATATGA